In Patagioenas fasciata isolate bPatFas1 chromosome 2, bPatFas1.hap1, whole genome shotgun sequence, a single window of DNA contains:
- the COX6C gene encoding cytochrome c oxidase subunit 6C, with protein sequence MSSALLPKPQMRRLLARRMKFHLFGAFFVSVGCAALYKFGVAEPRKRAYAEFYKNYDPMKDFEAMRRAGVFESAPPK encoded by the exons ATGTCGTCTGCACTGTTGCCTAAGCCACAAATGCGCCGCCTTTTGGCCAGGCGGATGAAGTTTCACCTGTTTGGGGCATTTTTTGTGTCTGTGGGATGTGCAGCTTTATACAAG TTTGGAGTCGCTGAGCCCAGAAAACGAGCTTATGCAGAGTTCTATAAAAACTATGATCCCATGAAGGACTTTGAAGCTATGAGAAGAGCTGGTGTGTTTGAGTCTGCGCCACCCAAATGA